The Echinicola rosea genome has a segment encoding these proteins:
- the ispG gene encoding (E)-4-hydroxy-3-methylbut-2-enyl-diphosphate synthase has protein sequence MDIKETIANPAYCNSLTSYSRRKTIPVTIGDVVIGGDNPIVVQSMTTKDTMDTEGSIEECIRMVKSGCELIRITAPSIKEAENLRHIKAGLAERGYQVPLVADIHFTPNAAEIAARIVEKVRINPGNYADKKKFEEIEYTDESYQAELERIRERFLPLVKICKEHGTAMRIGTNHGSLSDRIMSRYGDTPLGMVESALEFLRICDEENYHDIVISMKSSNTQVMVQAYRLLVQKLDEGGFQPYPLHLGVTEAGDGEDGRVKSAVGIGTLLEDGLGDTVRVSLTEDPEFEAPVAKALIDRYSRRLAHETVAPISHYPLNPYEYEKRETMEVYNVGGANVPRVITDISRVENITEKELKNVGHFYLPELDKWKMNDVGCDFVYSGKNPICFMLPNGLKEIIDVAKWAEMEDHHHKFPAFTLEELETVDVRHNALNFLKLKDTEVERAIPLLKERSDLVIILHSENKHNMPALRRAYIALINAGIRLPVVTEAGYQEQDADQTMLYAATDLGGLLIDGLGDGVMLGLEEKASPDRKALMDTIKLHNSVSFGVLQAARTRMSKTEYISCPSCGRTLFDLQETTAMIRKRTDHLKGVKIGIMGCIVNGPGEMADADYGYVGSGKGKITLYKGKEVVKRAVPSEHAVDELINIIREDGQWIEPEAVE, from the coding sequence ATGGATATCAAGGAAACCATTGCGAACCCCGCTTATTGTAATAGCTTAACCAGCTATTCGCGGCGTAAGACCATCCCCGTTACCATTGGAGATGTCGTCATTGGTGGGGACAATCCCATCGTCGTACAGTCTATGACCACCAAGGACACTATGGACACGGAGGGCTCCATTGAGGAGTGCATCCGGATGGTCAAGAGTGGCTGTGAACTGATTCGCATCACAGCGCCTAGCATCAAGGAGGCCGAAAACCTCCGCCATATCAAGGCGGGATTGGCCGAAAGAGGCTATCAGGTGCCGTTGGTAGCGGATATTCACTTTACTCCAAATGCCGCAGAAATTGCTGCAAGGATCGTGGAGAAAGTGCGTATCAATCCGGGAAATTATGCAGACAAGAAGAAATTTGAAGAAATCGAATATACCGATGAAAGCTACCAAGCCGAGCTGGAACGGATCCGGGAGCGGTTTTTGCCCTTGGTGAAGATCTGCAAGGAGCACGGGACAGCTATGCGGATCGGTACCAACCACGGATCCTTGTCCGATCGGATCATGAGCCGGTACGGGGATACACCGCTGGGGATGGTAGAGTCAGCCCTGGAGTTTTTGAGGATTTGCGACGAAGAAAACTACCACGATATTGTCATATCCATGAAGTCTTCTAACACCCAGGTAATGGTACAAGCGTACCGTTTGCTGGTGCAGAAACTGGATGAAGGAGGTTTTCAGCCCTATCCGCTGCACCTTGGAGTGACTGAAGCGGGGGACGGTGAAGATGGTCGGGTGAAGTCGGCGGTAGGCATCGGAACACTGCTGGAAGATGGGTTGGGAGATACTGTGCGCGTGTCACTGACCGAGGATCCAGAGTTTGAAGCTCCTGTCGCAAAGGCGCTGATCGATCGGTATTCCAGACGTCTGGCCCATGAGACCGTTGCTCCGATTTCGCATTATCCCTTAAATCCCTACGAATATGAAAAAAGGGAGACCATGGAGGTGTATAATGTCGGTGGTGCCAATGTGCCCCGCGTGATTACCGACATCTCACGGGTAGAAAACATTACTGAAAAGGAACTGAAAAATGTCGGCCATTTCTATTTGCCAGAGCTGGACAAATGGAAAATGAATGATGTGGGCTGTGATTTTGTTTATTCTGGTAAAAATCCCATTTGCTTTATGCTGCCCAATGGCCTCAAAGAGATCATTGATGTGGCCAAGTGGGCGGAGATGGAGGATCATCACCATAAATTCCCCGCTTTTACTCTTGAGGAATTGGAAACTGTCGATGTGCGGCATAACGCCTTGAACTTTTTGAAATTAAAGGATACTGAAGTAGAAAGGGCCATTCCGTTATTGAAGGAGCGAAGTGATCTGGTCATTATTCTCCACAGTGAAAATAAGCATAACATGCCGGCCTTGAGAAGAGCGTATATAGCCTTGATCAATGCGGGAATCCGATTGCCCGTGGTGACGGAAGCCGGCTATCAAGAGCAGGATGCTGACCAAACCATGCTTTATGCCGCCACTGATTTGGGCGGATTGTTGATTGATGGCTTGGGAGATGGGGTCATGCTTGGGCTGGAAGAGAAAGCCTCCCCTGATCGTAAAGCACTGATGGATACGATCAAGCTACACAATTCAGTAAGTTTTGGGGTGCTCCAGGCGGCAAGGACCCGGATGTCGAAGACGGAGTATATTTCCTGCCCATCCTGCGGGAGAACTCTTTTTGATCTTCAGGAAACCACCGCTATGATCCGGAAAAGGACAGATCACTTAAAAGGTGTTAAGATCGGCATCATGGGCTGTATCGTGAATGGCCCTGGGGAAATGGCCGATGCGGATTATGGATATGTAGGTTCTGGAAAGGGAAAGATCACATTGTACAAAGGGAAGGAAGTGGTCAAAAGAGCCGTTCCTTCCGAGCATGCCGTGGACGAGCTGATCAATATCATCCGTGAAGATGGACAGTGGATTGAACCCGAAGCGGTGGAGTAG
- a CDS encoding MmcQ/YjbR family DNA-binding protein → MDIVFFRDYCLQKSGVTEDTPFGPDTLVFKVGGKMFALIDIEKFESVNLKCNPERAVELREQFTGIIPGYHMNKKHWNTVSFDGSVPDPLIMELVDHSYELVFHSLPKKLQNEING, encoded by the coding sequence ATGGATATCGTATTTTTTAGAGATTATTGCCTTCAAAAATCCGGCGTGACCGAGGATACCCCTTTCGGGCCGGATACGCTGGTTTTTAAGGTGGGGGGTAAAATGTTTGCCCTGATCGATATTGAAAAGTTTGAGAGTGTGAACCTAAAATGCAATCCTGAGCGGGCAGTAGAATTACGAGAGCAATTTACGGGAATCATTCCGGGATACCACATGAACAAGAAGCACTGGAATACGGTGTCTTTTGATGGTTCGGTTCCTGATCCCTTGATTATGGAATTAGTGGACCACTCCTATGAGCTGGTTTTCCATAGTTTGCCCAAAAAACTCCAAAACGAAATTAACGGATGA
- a CDS encoding DUF6728 family protein, with protein sequence MADNKFKEFFQLGEVGNYFFRVFKKPAPNQKSNFNLRMMHGINKISILVFLAALIIWIVRRLM encoded by the coding sequence ATGGCCGATAATAAATTCAAGGAATTCTTTCAGTTGGGCGAAGTAGGAAACTATTTCTTCAGGGTGTTTAAAAAACCAGCCCCCAACCAAAAATCCAATTTTAACCTTCGGATGATGCACGGGATCAACAAGATTTCGATCTTGGTGTTTTTGGCAGCGCTGATCATCTGGATTGTGCGAAGATTAATGTAG
- a CDS encoding alpha/beta hydrolase — protein MSQTLNSPINFTIQHPAFPLKDSDGNFLTIVYLINPGFEKTGSNTTKEDVTWLLEQGYRVVTLDYNSHSKARSPHINKDIIAINDALAASDFCGLADCSIMQSYVLFDGYRIDRNVAYFKDDPSVYNYPEQYTDGDSLRMDIIYPANPNGPVPTILSFSYSNSFATFDEEKGVLTAANHNKRTFLPYTFAGFDDSILEGAPAAGMAWAIADHPKYCPWGSGQPSNGKNETYKSYQTNPDAAQKVKAAIRTLRAKGTELGLSGKIGIYGFSRGSTAGALAIGDRLVPAFENAGWYREISDAVQAAVLGPGVFDYTQIYRHQNDGDETLESRCPWAWGNLAENREKWKTMGAAYLIKSSATPPVFLFYNTSDAPYYADQTTVLTQKLDSLHIPHFILKDYGCGHSVPKRTQDLRLIYRFLEENLK, from the coding sequence GTGAGCCAAACGCTAAATTCCCCAATAAACTTCACCATTCAACATCCTGCTTTTCCGCTGAAAGATTCTGATGGCAATTTCCTTACCATTGTTTATCTTATAAATCCAGGTTTTGAGAAGACCGGTAGCAATACCACCAAAGAGGATGTAACATGGTTGTTGGAGCAAGGCTACCGAGTGGTAACGCTAGACTATAACAGCCATAGCAAGGCCAGGTCTCCCCATATCAATAAAGATATCATCGCCATCAACGATGCTTTGGCAGCAAGTGATTTTTGTGGATTGGCAGACTGCTCTATTATGCAATCATACGTACTCTTTGATGGCTATAGGATAGATAGAAATGTAGCTTATTTCAAAGATGATCCCAGTGTGTACAATTACCCAGAACAATATACCGATGGTGACAGCTTGCGCATGGATATCATCTATCCAGCCAATCCCAACGGCCCAGTCCCCACTATTCTTTCTTTTTCATACAGCAATAGCTTCGCTACATTTGATGAAGAAAAAGGCGTCCTCACCGCCGCCAACCACAACAAGCGCACCTTTCTACCCTATACTTTTGCGGGATTTGACGACAGTATTTTGGAAGGAGCACCCGCCGCAGGAATGGCCTGGGCCATAGCCGATCACCCAAAATACTGCCCTTGGGGAAGTGGTCAACCCAGCAATGGGAAAAATGAGACCTACAAATCCTACCAAACCAATCCAGATGCCGCCCAAAAAGTGAAAGCTGCCATTCGCACGTTAAGAGCAAAAGGGACCGAGTTAGGGCTTTCGGGAAAAATAGGCATTTATGGATTCTCCCGCGGATCCACTGCTGGGGCATTGGCCATAGGTGACCGCCTTGTTCCGGCTTTCGAAAATGCCGGGTGGTATCGGGAAATCTCTGATGCTGTACAGGCCGCGGTACTCGGACCGGGTGTTTTTGACTATACTCAAATTTATAGGCATCAAAATGATGGTGACGAAACCCTTGAAAGCCGCTGTCCTTGGGCATGGGGAAATTTGGCTGAAAACCGAGAAAAATGGAAAACCATGGGTGCCGCCTATTTGATAAAATCCTCTGCTACTCCTCCTGTTTTCCTTTTTTACAACACCAGTGATGCCCCCTACTACGCAGATCAAACCACCGTGCTAACGCAAAAACTGGACAGCCTACACATCCCACATTTTATCCTGAAAGACTACGGATGCGGACACTCTGTACCCAAAAGAACGCAAG
- a CDS encoding SDR family oxidoreductase codes for MPKSILVTGGTKGIGKAIIRRFAAEGFAIFTCARNEDDLAQLKREIEGDFPAVEFSYKVADLSKKEEVKAFASAVKEVFIPDVLINNTGVFLPGAIFDEPEGNFELMMQTNLYSAYYLVREFADEMIARKSGHIFSMGSIAGLTAYANGGSYAISKWAMLGMTKCLRQELLPHGLKVTSVMPGATLTASWEGVDIPEERFMKAGDVAESVWSAYNLSPQSVVEEIVIRPQLGDL; via the coding sequence ATGCCAAAGAGTATATTAGTGACAGGAGGGACCAAAGGAATAGGCAAGGCCATCATCCGTAGATTTGCAGCGGAGGGATTTGCTATTTTTACCTGTGCGAGAAATGAAGATGACCTAGCGCAGTTGAAAAGAGAGATAGAGGGCGATTTTCCTGCTGTTGAGTTTTCCTATAAGGTCGCCGACCTTTCCAAGAAAGAAGAGGTAAAGGCATTTGCCTCGGCAGTGAAGGAAGTCTTCATTCCCGATGTCCTGATCAACAATACAGGTGTTTTTTTGCCTGGTGCCATCTTTGATGAACCAGAGGGTAATTTTGAGTTGATGATGCAGACCAATCTATACAGTGCTTATTACTTGGTGAGGGAATTTGCCGACGAGATGATAGCCCGCAAGTCTGGGCATATCTTTTCGATGGGATCCATTGCCGGCCTGACCGCTTATGCCAATGGGGGCAGTTATGCCATTTCCAAGTGGGCCATGCTGGGCATGACCAAATGCCTTCGACAAGAGCTGCTGCCACACGGGCTCAAAGTCACTTCAGTCATGCCGGGTGCCACCCTTACGGCCAGCTGGGAGGGGGTGGATATTCCTGAGGAACGTTTTATGAAGGCCGGTGACGTGGCCGAATCAGTTTGGTCGGCCTATAACCTTTCACCCCAATCCGTAGTTGAAGAGATAGTGATCAGGCCCCAATTGGGTGACTTGTAA
- a CDS encoding helix-turn-helix domain-containing protein codes for MEWEIYHNKETNLTQKELATKAGVSQQYISKITKTSKMELIHEAESNLNTILNGADHKHQ; via the coding sequence ATAGAATGGGAAATCTATCATAACAAGGAGACAAACCTTACACAAAAGGAATTAGCAACAAAAGCAGGAGTATCCCAACAATACATTTCCAAGATCACAAAAACATCAAAAATGGAATTGATCCATGAAGCTGAAAGCAACCTAAACACCATATTAAATGGAGCTGACCATAAACATCAATGA
- a CDS encoding glycoside hydrolase family 10 protein → MRKIFTLLFAVSVLVSCSGNKQRQETEMQEVKKSKIPVHAWLGGYNDKSESEIREGFTKFKEHGIDALMYNGGHNPEDYKKIGRIAKEVGLGFHAWIPTMVQHKTDELKAEWYAVNRNGESALEKPAYVPHYTFLCPSKAGTYQFLENMYSNVARVEEVDAIHLDYIRFPDVILARGLWDKYGLTMNKEHPQFDYCYCDQCTGDFKEKTGIDIKEAEDPTQVQEWKQFRYDLITSIVNRLSEKVHEQGKEINAAVFPGPSTAMKLVRQEWNKWNLDAVFPMNYNDFYLEGTDWIGEVVKEEVTSVNGERPIFSGLFICPDPEKKAEIEDPEGHGLLPSELGAAIRQSMENGATGICLFTPGRMIEEHWMELEKAIYPSGK, encoded by the coding sequence ATGAGGAAAATATTTACCCTATTGTTTGCGGTCAGCGTGCTGGTGAGTTGTTCAGGCAACAAGCAACGGCAAGAGACCGAAATGCAAGAAGTCAAAAAGAGTAAAATACCTGTTCACGCTTGGCTGGGCGGCTATAATGACAAGTCGGAGTCTGAAATTCGTGAGGGATTCACCAAGTTCAAGGAACACGGTATTGATGCCTTGATGTACAATGGTGGCCATAATCCCGAAGATTATAAGAAAATAGGCAGGATCGCCAAGGAGGTGGGGCTGGGCTTTCACGCTTGGATTCCTACCATGGTACAGCATAAGACCGATGAACTCAAGGCGGAGTGGTATGCCGTTAACCGCAATGGAGAATCAGCCCTCGAAAAGCCTGCATATGTGCCTCATTATACCTTTCTGTGTCCGAGCAAGGCAGGTACCTACCAGTTTTTGGAAAATATGTATTCCAATGTGGCCAGAGTGGAGGAAGTAGATGCCATTCACTTGGATTATATCCGGTTTCCTGATGTGATCCTTGCGAGAGGGCTGTGGGACAAGTACGGCCTAACGATGAACAAAGAACACCCTCAGTTTGATTATTGCTATTGTGATCAGTGCACTGGTGATTTCAAAGAAAAAACAGGAATCGATATTAAGGAAGCAGAGGACCCCACGCAAGTGCAAGAATGGAAGCAGTTCCGCTATGACCTCATTACCAGCATCGTCAACAGGCTCTCAGAGAAGGTGCACGAACAAGGCAAAGAGATCAATGCGGCCGTATTCCCGGGGCCGTCCACTGCGATGAAGCTGGTGCGACAGGAATGGAACAAGTGGAACCTGGACGCAGTCTTTCCGATGAACTATAATGATTTTTACCTAGAAGGTACAGATTGGATCGGTGAGGTGGTCAAAGAAGAAGTGACCAGTGTAAATGGCGAGCGTCCGATTTTTAGCGGCTTGTTTATTTGTCCAGATCCAGAAAAGAAAGCGGAAATCGAAGATCCAGAAGGTCACGGGCTGCTACCAAGTGAGCTGGGTGCTGCCATCCGCCAGTCCATGGAAAATGGAGCTACTGGAATTTGTCTGTTCACGCCCGGAAGAATGATAGAAGAGCATTGGATGGAGTTGGAAAAAGCGATTTACCCAAGTGGTAAGTAG
- a CDS encoding ABC transporter ATP-binding protein gives MSYLKVSEVSKRYDSGSLALEDFSLQVQRGGVVSMVGESGSGKSSLLRIIAGLEVQSEGVVHLGDQKILNPAQKLVPGYDEIQLIHQEYKLYPNSTVEENIARPLLLYDKEYQKERTEEILDLLSLQEFRDKKPRQLSGGQQQKVAIGRALSIEPEVLLLDEPFSSLDVIQKRELIEELKGIFETLEVTVIFVTHDVDDALLMSEELLIIQKGKLVQQGNVRGIFWHPANEYVARLFGYLNPVPGPEGAYVRPSEVKVTGENGLKAKVVSQQFLLHYNLLTVKLADTDVVWKVDDPNRVFEVGDDVCLTYENESLIRFTAS, from the coding sequence ATGAGCTATCTTAAGGTGAGTGAAGTGAGCAAGCGCTATGACTCTGGCAGCTTGGCACTGGAGGACTTTAGCCTTCAGGTGCAGCGTGGTGGTGTGGTATCCATGGTTGGGGAAAGCGGTTCTGGCAAAAGCTCTCTTTTACGCATCATCGCGGGATTGGAGGTCCAGAGTGAAGGGGTCGTTCATTTGGGGGATCAAAAGATCCTGAATCCAGCACAGAAGTTGGTACCGGGATATGATGAAATCCAACTCATCCATCAGGAATATAAGCTATACCCCAATTCTACCGTAGAGGAAAACATCGCCCGGCCGCTGCTACTTTATGACAAGGAGTATCAAAAAGAACGGACTGAAGAGATTTTGGATTTACTGTCCCTTCAGGAATTTAGGGATAAAAAGCCACGACAGCTTTCTGGTGGGCAGCAGCAGAAGGTTGCCATAGGGAGGGCGTTGAGCATCGAGCCAGAGGTGCTTTTATTGGATGAACCTTTCAGCAGCTTGGATGTCATCCAAAAAAGGGAGTTGATTGAAGAGTTAAAAGGCATCTTCGAAACTTTGGAAGTGACTGTGATTTTTGTGACCCATGATGTGGATGACGCCCTGCTGATGAGTGAGGAGCTTTTAATTATCCAAAAGGGCAAACTCGTGCAGCAAGGAAATGTCAGGGGCATCTTTTGGCATCCCGCCAATGAGTATGTGGCACGTTTGTTTGGCTACTTGAATCCGGTACCAGGACCGGAAGGGGCTTATGTGCGTCCATCAGAGGTAAAGGTTACCGGTGAAAATGGCCTCAAAGCAAAGGTTGTCAGCCAGCAATTTCTCCTTCACTATAACCTGTTGACGGTAAAATTAGCAGACACTGATGTGGTTTGGAAGGTCGATGACCCGAACAGGGTGTTTGAAGTAGGGGACGATGTCTGTTTAACATACGAAAATGAGAGCTTGATTCGTTTTACGGCTTCCTGA
- a CDS encoding tetratricopeptide repeat protein, giving the protein MNYLLNLVLAVLVMINVALAQDNPELQKMADADQQARFTPNIDWNELNRQDSIRMKRVMALMDQGKIKTAKDHYNAGIIFQHGHDTVASNLAVKCFGKAILMDSTLNKWWYAAAVDRDLMRKDKPQVYGTQYIQEPSTGKFKRYKIDTVKVSDEERQYYGVETLAQQQEKERLMNLKSVGDFYAKTNSIKKTMALIRDQFKKGKSADYDVSENKLINVGFRLTKASKNQEAMAFFQIITQLYPDSYNGYALYAGTLKKSGKMDEAITVLQLGQSLNPSNESLKNLLDEYVKTTENHE; this is encoded by the coding sequence ATGAACTACTTACTGAACCTTGTCTTGGCTGTCCTTGTCATGATCAATGTGGCCCTTGCCCAAGACAATCCCGAACTTCAAAAAATGGCAGATGCTGATCAGCAAGCCCGTTTTACCCCGAACATCGACTGGAATGAACTGAACAGACAGGATAGTATCCGAATGAAACGGGTCATGGCCCTGATGGACCAAGGGAAAATCAAAACGGCCAAAGACCACTACAATGCCGGTATCATTTTCCAACATGGCCACGACACTGTCGCCTCTAACCTCGCTGTCAAATGTTTCGGAAAGGCCATCTTGATGGATTCCACCTTAAACAAATGGTGGTATGCTGCGGCAGTCGATAGGGACCTGATGCGAAAGGACAAGCCACAGGTCTATGGCACCCAGTATATCCAAGAGCCATCCACAGGCAAATTCAAACGTTATAAAATCGACACGGTAAAAGTTTCGGATGAAGAACGCCAGTATTATGGCGTGGAAACCCTTGCCCAGCAACAGGAAAAAGAACGCCTAATGAACCTAAAATCAGTCGGTGACTTCTATGCCAAAACCAACTCCATCAAGAAAACAATGGCGCTTATTCGAGATCAATTTAAGAAAGGCAAAAGCGCCGATTATGACGTTTCGGAAAACAAACTGATAAATGTCGGGTTCCGACTTACAAAAGCTTCCAAAAACCAAGAAGCAATGGCCTTCTTCCAGATCATCACCCAGCTTTACCCTGATTCCTATAACGGCTATGCGCTGTATGCTGGCACGCTAAAAAAATCAGGGAAAATGGATGAAGCCATCACCGTCCTTCAGCTAGGACAATCACTCAACCCCTCCAATGAATCCTTAAAAAACCTCTTGGACGAATACGTGAAGACCACTGAAAATCACGAGTAA
- a CDS encoding FKBP-type peptidyl-prolyl cis-trans isomerase, with amino-acid sequence MEIANNTVVGLTYELKVSSVDEESAPFSVEVRNEEDPFYFIFGNSDLPKKFEEYLVSKKQGDNFNFTLEVDEAYGQADDELIVDISKDQLTEARGFKPEMLEEGNFLPLVDEEGYPMQAKILKDMGDQLLLDFNHPLVNFRLHFDGEVKEVREATEEELNHGHVHGLNGHQH; translated from the coding sequence ATGGAAATAGCCAACAATACAGTGGTAGGCCTCACCTATGAATTAAAAGTGAGCAGCGTAGATGAAGAATCCGCCCCCTTCAGTGTAGAAGTAAGAAATGAAGAAGATCCCTTTTACTTCATTTTTGGCAACAGTGATTTGCCAAAAAAATTCGAAGAATACCTGGTCAGCAAGAAGCAAGGGGACAATTTTAACTTTACACTTGAAGTGGACGAAGCATACGGTCAGGCAGATGACGAACTGATTGTGGACATTTCCAAAGACCAACTCACTGAAGCCAGAGGCTTCAAGCCTGAAATGCTAGAAGAAGGCAACTTCCTGCCTCTTGTTGATGAAGAAGGGTATCCCATGCAGGCAAAAATACTAAAAGACATGGGCGATCAACTGCTCTTGGACTTTAACCACCCGCTGGTAAATTTCCGCCTTCATTTTGATGGCGAAGTGAAGGAGGTTCGCGAAGCCACTGAAGAGGAATTGAACCATGGCCATGTACACGGGTTAAATGGCCACCAGCATTGA